The following is a genomic window from Acidobacteriota bacterium.
GAACGGGCGCCCGGTCGAGCGCGAAGCCGGCAAACTCCGCGACGCGCTGGGCCGCATACAGCAGGGCCGGTCCGGCCGCGGCGATCGGGGCGAGGGCGGCGAGCAGCCGGGGCCAACGCTCGAAGCGGCCGGCGAGGGAGGCCGACAGGACGAGCGCGAGGCCGGCGCCGATCCAGGCGGCGAGGCCGTCCCGCGCCGCCGAGCGGTCGGGCGCGAACGACGCCGCGACGGCCACCCAGAGCCAGAGACTGCCCCCGAGGGCGAGGGCGCGCCCGGACGGGGCGCCGCGGGCGCGGCCTCTCGCGAGCCATGCGAAGGCGCCGGCGGCGAGCAGGATCTGCCGCCCGCACCGGGCACCCGGCAGCGCGCCCCCCTCCCCCCACGCCGAGAGCGCCAGCGCGAGCGCCAGGGCGAGCGTCTCCGGCGGCGCCGGCCCGCCGCGGCGCCAGCGGACGAGGACGAAGAAAGCGGCGAGCAGGTGGATGCCGAGCAGAAGGTCGTCCCATGAGGACCACGGCCACCGGACCGGACCTTCCGGCTGCGGCAAGGCCACGGGTGCCTCACCCAGCCCCGCCTCCGCCAGCGCCTTCTCCTCCGCTTCGACCTTTTCGGCGAGATCCGGATCGGCGGGGTGACGGGCGAGCGCCGCCCTGTGGTGGCGCCACGCACGCGCCGGGGCGCCCTCGGCCAGCGCGAGATCGCCGAGAAGGTGCTCCGGACCGGGTGCGGCGGGATCCCATCGCCGCGCCCGGAGGGCCAGCGCCCGCGCGGCCGCCGGCGAGACGGCGGCGAGCCTCCGGGCGGCCCTCACGGCGAGGCGCGGGCTCCAGGGAGCGGCTCCGGTGCCGAGCGCCGCCGCCGGGTCGGCCTGGGCCGCCTCCAGGGCGCGGCGCGCGAGGGCCGTACCGGTCCACAGGAAGGCCGCCGCGAGGAGCGCCGCCGCGAGCACCCACCGGCCGGAGCGCGACCGGGTGGCGCGCTCGGCGGGAGCACCGGCGGGGAAGGCCATCCCCGCCAGCACCGCCGCGGGGACCGCGACGCCCGGAAGATAGAAGGTGAAGTCCACCAGGTTGTGCGCGGCGAACGCGGCCGTCCCGGCGAGAGCCCATCTCTCCGGGCCCGCGGCCGAGCGGCGCCTCCGGAACAGGGCGAAGGCCGCGGCTCCGAGCAGCGCGGCCGCCGGCAGCCCCCCTTCCACGGCGAGCTGGAGCCACGAGTTGTGGGCGTAGACCGTCTCGGAGTCGTCCGGGCGCCGCACCCGCGGATAGAGCGCTCCGAATCCGCCGAGGCCGGCGCCCACCAGGGGGCGCCGGAGACCCACCAGCACCGCGCCCCTCCAGTTTCCCGCCCGGAGACGGAGCGGGTGGTCGGGCCGGTCCAGATCGCCCAGGCTGCCGGGACGCAGCGCGACGAGGCCGAGAAGGAGAAGGAGCAGCGCCCCGGCGCCAGCGGCGAGCCGGCGCGGTCGCACCGCCCGGCGCACCGCGGCGAAGGCCGCCCCGGCGGCGAGTCCGGCGAAGGCGCCCACCGAGGCGGTGGCGAGCAGGCCGGCCACGATCGGCACGGCGAGCGCGGCGGTGGCGGCGCGCGCGGCGCGGGCGCGCCAGGCCCCGAGGGCGGCGAGAGCGACGACCAGGGCGCCCCCGAGCGCGGCCGGGACCAGGTGGGTGCCGAACGCCCGCCCCGACGCGAGGCGCGCGACCACCTCGGGAGCGGCTTGGGCCGCCCGAGCGGCGAGCGCCTCGCGCGGGAGGAGGAACAGGCGCTGCGCGACGGCGAGCACTCCGAGGGCCGCACCGACCGCCGCCGCCGAGCCCAGCACCAGCCCCCGCCGGCGCGGCTCCAGCTCTCGCGCGGCGAGAAAGGCGCCCGCCGGAAGCGCGAGGCGGGCCAGCGTGTCGATCGTCCGTCCCGGCGCGAGCGAGACGGCGAGGTTGAAGCCGGCGAGGGCGAGACCGGCGGCGATCGACGCCGCCTTCGGTGCCCGCAGCGTGAGCGCCGCCGCCGCGAGCAGGAGGGCCACGATCGGGCCGCATTCCGGGTGAACTTCCGGCGGAAAGGCGAGCGCCGCCGCCACGGCCAGGGCGAGCGCCGCCGCGCGCAGGTCCGACCTCCGCGATGGCGCCGGGGCGTCCGTGTCCCGCGGCCGGTCGGTCACCGCGCGCTCGTCCCTCCCGGCACCGCGCGGCGGCGGGCCGCGCGACGCGCAGCGGCGGACCGCCTCCCGGCCGGGGCCGGCGGTCGCACCGGGCGCGCAGTATATCGCCGCGCGCCGCGGGGCCCCCGCGGCCTCAGGTCTCGGGGCTGAAGGAGAACTGGCCGTCGCTCAGGACGATGTCGTAGTCGTACTCGTCCCGCGTGGCGCGCGTGATGTTCTGGGGCCCGTCGGCCAGGTCGCGGCCGTAGCTCTCCACGGTGTAGGACGCGCCGTCCGACGTGTAGACGAGATCGTTGTTCCACCCGTCCGTCGTGTCGACGCTGTAGAACACGCCTCGCGCGAGGACGTCGGCGAGCTGCTGCGCCGTGATCCCGTTGGTGGGGAGGTGGCCGTTGTCACCGTTGTAGGCCTCGATCGCGCTCGCGACGTTGCGCATCGTGGCCATGCTCTGGCGCTGGCGCGACCGGTCGATCGCCGACCGGAGGTTGACCACCGCCATCGCGGACAGGATGCCGATGATCGCCACGGAAACCAGGAGTTCGACCAGGGTGAACCCGCGATCGGAGCCGCCGGATGCGGTGCGGCGGGATCCGCCGGCGGGGGCCGAAGCTGGGGTGAACATGCGGCTCCTCCCTGGACCGGCACGGCGCCGGATAGACGAAAGCCGGGGCATGGGGCCGTCCCCACGCCCCGGCTCGGGTCCGTTCGCTACTGCTGCTGGCCCTCAGGCCACTGCGTGAACGCGCCGTCGATGAAGATGATGTCGTCGTCGAAGTTGCTCGTCTTGCCGCCCGGGGGGCTGTTCTGCTTCGTCCTGTCCTTCCCGTAGGACCGGATCGTGTAGTCCGCGCTGTCGGAGGCGTACTTCAGCGGATTGGACCAGCCGTCCTCGTCCGGAGCCTTCTTGATGTAGATCGGCTCGATATAGGTGTCGAGGTTCCCGTTCACGTCGACGAGCGTCGTCGTGTTCCCCGTGTTCGGGTACTGGTTCTCGTCCACCGAGTAGGCTTCGACGGCCGTCCCGATGGACCGCATGTCCGCCATCGTGCGCTTCTGGCGGCCGCGATCGATGGCGTTCAGCAGATTCGGGATCGCGATCGCCGCGATGATGCCGATGATCGCCACCACGATCAGCAGCTCGATGAGGGTGAAACCACGGTCCTTGCGCTGCATCAGTCGTCACCTCCCATGTGGATGCACTCGCCTTATAGCAACCCGGGTGCCAGCGGCGCCACCGGTCACCGCGGAACGGAATCCCAACAGTACGAAGCACTTGGAACGCCGGCCCCGCCTGCGCCGGGCGGACGGCCGGACAGCCAGTGTCACGGCTCCGGGCTCGCCGGTGACACTCATTGTCACCTCCCCTCCCCGACCGGCTCCGGGGTCCGGGCGGTGCGGGCCGCCGAATCCCGCCCGCCCAGCGCGTACTT
Proteins encoded in this region:
- a CDS encoding prepilin-type N-terminal cleavage/methylation domain-containing protein; the encoded protein is MPRLSSIRRRAGPGRSRMFTPASAPAGGSRRTASGGSDRGFTLVELLVSVAIIGILSAMAVVNLRSAIDRSRQRQSMATMRNVASAIEAYNGDNGHLPTNGITAQQLADVLARGVFYSVDTTDGWNNDLVYTSDGASYTVESYGRDLADGPQNITRATRDEYDYDIVLSDGQFSFSPET
- a CDS encoding prepilin-type N-terminal cleavage/methylation domain-containing protein, coding for MQRKDRGFTLIELLIVVAIIGIIAAIAIPNLLNAIDRGRQKRTMADMRSIGTAVEAYSVDENQYPNTGNTTTLVDVNGNLDTYIEPIYIKKAPDEDGWSNPLKYASDSADYTIRSYGKDRTKQNSPPGGKTSNFDDDIIFIDGAFTQWPEGQQQ